A stretch of Aedes aegypti strain LVP_AGWG chromosome 2, AaegL5.0 Primary Assembly, whole genome shotgun sequence DNA encodes these proteins:
- the LOC5572269 gene encoding WASH complex subunit 3 translates to METVGLEKHELPPTNQKRMVAFINHFVLSTVNFLNKFASDCESKFIQYEHKIQSLEASLSIVEAKIASIDTLQNGTVATEERPQGVPMKENYSTNEPENASVVEESSRQETPAKDPRYDKYIKMVQVGVPLPAVKNKICSEGLDPNYIDAFL, encoded by the exons ATGGAAACTGTGGGTCTTGAGAAGCATGAG CTGCCACCAACTAATCAAAAACGAATGGTCGCATTCATCAACCATTTCGTGCTGAGTACAGTGAATTTCCTGAACAAATTCGCGTCTGACTGTGAGTCGAAATTCATTCAGTATGAACATAAAATACAAAGTTTGGAAGCATCTTTGTCGATAGTGGAAGCCAAAATAGCCTCAATAGACACATTGCAGAACGGAACAGTGGCCACTGAAGAGCGGCCTCAAGGAGTGCCAATGAAGGAAAACTACTCGACAAATGAACCGGAGAATGCATCTGTAGTAGAAGAATCATCCCGACAAGAAACCCCTGCGAAAGATCCAAGGTATgacaaatatatcaaaatggTTCAAGTTGGGGTGCCCCTTCCTGCTGTAAAAAATAAGATCTGTTCTGAGGGTTTGGATCCAAATTACATTGATGCCTTTTTGTAG